The genomic segment CAGCTCCAAGCGTCGCCAGGGCCCGTTCGGCGCGACCAGCGCGCGCCGCAGCCGGGCCGCCGACAGCGGCGGTCGGTCCAGATCGGTGTACGGCGAACCGGGCATCCCGCCAGCCTACGGCCCGGGTGAGGCGCACTGCACAGCCTCAGACACCTGAACCATCGTTATATTCCACGGGTGACTACCGACACCGGGTTCAACATCCACACCACCGCCGGCAAGCTGGCGGACCTGGAGCGACGGCTCGACGAGGCGGTGCACGCCGGGTCGGCACGGGCGGTCGAGAAGCAGCACGCGCGGGGCAAGAAGACCGCCCGCGAGCGGATCGAGATGCTCCTCGACGAGGGCTCGTTCGTCGAGCTGGACGAGTTCGCCCGGCACCGCTCGACGAACTTCGGGCTGGAGAAGACCCGCCCGTACGGGGACGGCGTGGTGACCGGCTACGGCACCGTGGACGGCCGGCAGATCTGCGTCTTCTCGCAGGACTTCACCGTCTTCGGCGGCTCCCTCGGCGAGGTCTTCGGCGAGAAGATCGTCAAGCTGATGGACCTCGCCATGAAGATCGGCTGCCCGGTCGTCGGCATCAACGACTCCGGCGGCGCGCGGATCCAGGAGGGCGTCACGTCCCTCGGGCTCTACGGCGAGATCTTCTTCCGCAACGTCCGGGCCAGCGGCGTGATCCCGCAGATCTCGCTCATCATGGGCCCGTGCGCGGGCGGCGCGGTCTACTCCCCGGCGGTCACCGACTTCACCGTCATGGTCGACCAGACCTCGCACATGTTCATCACCGGTCCCGACGTGATCAAGACGGTCACCGGCGAGGACGTGGGCATGGAGGAGCTGGGCGGCGCCCGCACCCACAACACCCGCAGCGGCAACGCGCACTACCTCGGCACCGACGAGGAGGACGCGATCGAGTACGTCAAGGCGCTGCTGTCGTACCTGCCGTCGAACAACCTGGACGAGCCGCCGGTCTTCGACGCCCCCGCGATCCTCGACGTCACCGAGGAGGACCGGGAGCTGGACACGCTGATCCCGGACTCGGCGAACCAGCCGTACGACATGCACCGGGTCATCGAGCACGTGCTCGACGACGGCGAGTTCCTCGAGGTGCAGCCGCTGTACGCGCAGAACATGGTGGTCGGCTTCGGCCGCGTCGAGGGACGCCCGGTGGGCGTGGTGGCGAACCAGCCGATGCAGTTCGCCGGCACGCTGGACATCGCCGCGTCGGAGAAGGCGGCCCGGTTCGTGCGCACCTGCGACGCGTTCAACATCCCGGTGCTCACCTTCGTGGACGTGCCCGGCTTCCTGCCCGGCACCGGCCAGGAGTGGGACGGCATCATCCGCCGCGGCGCGAAGCTCATCTACGCGTACGCCGAGGCCACCGTTCCGAAGGTCACCGTCATCACCCGCAAGGCGTACGGCGGCGCGTACGACGTGATGGGCTCCAAGCACCTGGGCGCGGACCTGAACTTCGCGTGGCCGACCGCGCAGATCGCGGTGATGGGCGCGCAGGGTGCGGTGAACATCCTCTACCGCGCGGAGCTGGCGAACGCCGAGGACCCGGCCGCGGTCCGCGCCGAGAAGATCGCCGAGTACGAGGACACGCTGGCCAACCCGTACATCGCCGCCGAGCGCGGCTACGTGGACGGGGTGATCCC from the Micromonospora sp. WMMA1947 genome contains:
- a CDS encoding acyl-CoA carboxylase subunit beta, translating into MTTDTGFNIHTTAGKLADLERRLDEAVHAGSARAVEKQHARGKKTARERIEMLLDEGSFVELDEFARHRSTNFGLEKTRPYGDGVVTGYGTVDGRQICVFSQDFTVFGGSLGEVFGEKIVKLMDLAMKIGCPVVGINDSGGARIQEGVTSLGLYGEIFFRNVRASGVIPQISLIMGPCAGGAVYSPAVTDFTVMVDQTSHMFITGPDVIKTVTGEDVGMEELGGARTHNTRSGNAHYLGTDEEDAIEYVKALLSYLPSNNLDEPPVFDAPAILDVTEEDRELDTLIPDSANQPYDMHRVIEHVLDDGEFLEVQPLYAQNMVVGFGRVEGRPVGVVANQPMQFAGTLDIAASEKAARFVRTCDAFNIPVLTFVDVPGFLPGTGQEWDGIIRRGAKLIYAYAEATVPKVTVITRKAYGGAYDVMGSKHLGADLNFAWPTAQIAVMGAQGAVNILYRAELANAEDPAAVRAEKIAEYEDTLANPYIAAERGYVDGVIPPHETRTQIVRALRVLRTKRETLPPKKHGNIPL